One segment of Takifugu rubripes chromosome 5, fTakRub1.2, whole genome shotgun sequence DNA contains the following:
- the med25 gene encoding mediator of RNA polymerase II transcription subunit 25 isoform X1 produces the protein MVAASALMEASNKPGNNQVADVVFVIEGTANLGPYFESLRKNYILPAIEYFNGGPPAETDFGGDYGGTQYGLVVFNTVDCAPESYVQCHAPTSSAFEFVSWIDSIQFMGGGAESCSLIAEGLAVALQLFDDFKKMREQIGQTHKVCVLLCNSPPYLLPAVESVSYTGCTADNLVKIIRDRGIHFSVVAPRKLPALRALYERASSVGGAVESHPDYSQDPFHMVLVRGISLPVSSGGGPGPIKPVVPPQPLPSQPPPPINAAHPYQNAPPMTAAQVAAQMAVEAATIQKSRFPGMVGQGPQFPSQSAIPSPPVKINISTVTTGNQQIMPQPQIPPSQQQPVPPQAQPVPSQQPPPPPPPPPQQPVPTQPAVPPAQPNMPGVPGPQGQPQVANKIVAWTGVLEWQEKPKASSMDSNTKLTRSLPCQVHVNQGENLNTDQWPQKLIMQLIPQQLLTTLGHLFRNSRMVQFLFTNKDMESLKGLYRIMTNGFAGCVHFSHTTSPCEVRVLMLLYSSKKKIFMGLIPNDQSGFVNGIRQVITNHKQVQQHRVAAQQLGAAGAPMQPGQVAPNQNFLNRPPGPIPVSHGNVQQQPVVVGMPPVSQVSLMEEQQRQSSMMSMRAAVPTNQQQQAGAPPNQVAQSGQAPPQGSILRLSNPGANPQLRSLLLSQQQPQGGVAHMQGMMPHQGLGQQMVHPTPGVGAQMQGQWRQPLGGQILMSGQRGAVPQSGMPQVSSVMEDEILMDLI, from the exons ATGGTGGCGGCCTCAGCACTCATGGAAGCATCCAACAAGCCTGGAAACAACCAGGTGGCCGATGTGGTGTTTGTCATCGAAGGCACCGCCAATCTTGGACCCTACTTTGAATCTCTGAGGAAAAATTACATCCTTCCTGCTATTGA ATATTTCAACGGAGGTCctccagcagaaactgatttTGGTGGAGAT TACGGAGGGACGCAGTATGGTCTGGTGGTCTTCAACACGGTGGACTGTGCTCCCGAGTCGTACGTCCAGTGCCACGCTCCAACCAGCTCAGCCTTTGAGTTTGTCTCCTGGATCGACAGCATCCA GTTCATGGGAGGTGGCGCAGAAAGCTGTAGCCTGATCGCAGAGGGGCTCGCCGTTGCCTTGCAGCTCTTTGACGACTTTAAGAAGATGAGAGAACAGAT aggtcagacccacaaggtgtgtgtgttgttgtgcaaCTCTCCTCCGTACCTGCTCCCTGCTGTGGAGAGCGTCAGCTACACCGGCTGCACGGCCGACAACCTGGTCAAAATCATCCGAGAC AGAGGAATTCACTTTTCTGTGGTGGCTCCACGGAAGCTGCCCGCCCTGAGGGCTTTGTATGAGCGGGCGTCTTCTGTTGGGGGTGCCGTTGAATCCCACCCAGACTACAGCCAAGACCCTTTCCACATGGTCCTGGTCAGAGGCATCTCGCTCCCTG TTTCCTCAGGTGGGGGCCCCGGACCCATAAAACCTGTTGTGCCTCCGCAGCCTCTTCCctcacagccccccccacccatcaacGCAGCTCACCCTTATCAG AATGCCCCCCCCATGACTGCTGCTCAGGTGGCTGCACAGATGGCTGTGGAGGCAGCCACCATCCAGAAGAGCCGCT tcccAGGAATGGTCGGTCAGGGCCCGCAGTTCCCCAGCCAGTCGGCCATCCCGTCGCCCCCGGTCAAGATCAACATTTCAACAGTCACCACAGGAAACCAGCAAATCATGCCGCAGCCTCAAATCCCCCCCAGTCAGCAGCAGCCGGTTCCCCCCCAAGCTCAGCCGGTACCCAGtcagcagccgccgccgccgccgccgccgcctccgcaGCAGCCCGTTCCCACTCAACCCGCCGTTCCCCCTGCACAGCCCAACATG CCCGGCGTTCCTGGACCTCAAGGACAGCCTCAAGTGGCCAACAAGATCGTGGCCTGGACCGGCGTCCTGGAGTGGCAGGAG AAGCCTAAAGCCTCCTCCATGGATTCCAACACCAAACTGACGCGCTCTCTGCCGTGTCAGGTGCACGTGAACCAGGGGGAGAACCT GAACACGGACCAGTGGCCGCAGAAGCTCATCATGCAGCTGATTCCACAGCAGCTTCTG ACCACTTTAGGTCACTTGTTCAGGAACTCTCGAATGGTTCAGTTCCTCTTCACCAACAAAGACATGGAGTCGCTCAAAGGCCTCTACCGCATCATGACCAACGGTTTC GCCGGCTGCGTGCACTTCTCCCACACGACGTCGCCCTGCGAGGTGCgagtgctgatgctgctctaCTCCTCCAAAAAGAAGATATTCATGGGCCTCATCCCCAACGATCAGAGCGGCTTTGTCAACGGCATCCGGCaggtcatcaccaaccacaagcaggtccagcagcacaGAGTGGCGGCG CAGCAGTTGGGGGCTGCGGGGGCTCCCATGCAGCCGGGTCAGGTGGCGCCCAACCAGAACTTCCTGAACAGACCCCCCGGTCCCATTCCCGTGTCCCACGGCAACGTCCAGCAGCAG CCTGTGGTGGTGGGCATGCCCCCCGTTAGTCAGGTCTctctgatggaggagcagcagaggcagagcagcatg ATGTCCATGAGAGCAGCCGTGCCGAcaaaccaacagcagcaggctggcgCCCCCCCCAATCAGGTGGCACAGAGTGGACAAGCGCCACCTCAGGGGTCCATCCTCCGCCTCTCCAACCCGGGGGCCAACCCGCAGCTGCgcagcctcctcctcagccagcagcagccg cagggcggcgtggccCACATGCAGGGCATGATGCCCCACCAGGGCTTGGGCCAGCAGATGGTCCACCCGACGCCAGGAGTCGGCGCTCAGATGCAGGGCCAGTGGAGGCAGCCTTTGGGAG GTCAGATCCTGATGTCGGGTCAGCGAGGCGCCGTGCCGCAGAGCGGGATGCCCCAGGTCTCCAGCGTCATGGAGGACGAAATCCTCATGGACCTCATCTGA
- the med25 gene encoding mediator of RNA polymerase II transcription subunit 25 isoform X2, producing the protein MVAASALMEASNKPGNNQVADVVFVIEGTANLGPYFESLRKNYILPAIEYFNGGPPAETDFGGDYGGTQYGLVVFNTVDCAPESYVQCHAPTSSAFEFVSWIDSIQFMGGGAESCSLIAEGLAVALQLFDDFKKMREQIGQTHKVCVLLCNSPPYLLPAVESVSYTGCTADNLVKIIRDRGIHFSVVAPRKLPALRALYERASSVGGAVESHPDYSQDPFHMVLVRGISLPVSSGGGPGPIKPVVPPQPLPSQPPPPINAAHPYQNAPPMTAAQVAAQMAVEAATIQKSRFPGMVGQGPQFPSQSAIPSPPVKINISTVTTGNQQIMPQPQIPPSQQQPVPPQAQPVPSQQPPPPPPPPPQQPVPTQPAVPPAQPNMPGVPGPQGQPQVANKIVAWTGVLEWQEKPKASSMDSNTKLTRSLPCQVHVNQGENLNTDQWPQKLIMQLIPQQLLTTLGHLFRNSRMVQFLFTNKDMESLKGLYRIMTNGFAGCVHFSHTTSPCEVRVLMLLYSSKKKIFMGLIPNDQSGFVNGIRQVITNHKQVQQHRVAAQLGAAGAPMQPGQVAPNQNFLNRPPGPIPVSHGNVQQQPVVVGMPPVSQVSLMEEQQRQSSMMSMRAAVPTNQQQQAGAPPNQVAQSGQAPPQGSILRLSNPGANPQLRSLLLSQQQPQGGVAHMQGMMPHQGLGQQMVHPTPGVGAQMQGQWRQPLGGQILMSGQRGAVPQSGMPQVSSVMEDEILMDLI; encoded by the exons ATGGTGGCGGCCTCAGCACTCATGGAAGCATCCAACAAGCCTGGAAACAACCAGGTGGCCGATGTGGTGTTTGTCATCGAAGGCACCGCCAATCTTGGACCCTACTTTGAATCTCTGAGGAAAAATTACATCCTTCCTGCTATTGA ATATTTCAACGGAGGTCctccagcagaaactgatttTGGTGGAGAT TACGGAGGGACGCAGTATGGTCTGGTGGTCTTCAACACGGTGGACTGTGCTCCCGAGTCGTACGTCCAGTGCCACGCTCCAACCAGCTCAGCCTTTGAGTTTGTCTCCTGGATCGACAGCATCCA GTTCATGGGAGGTGGCGCAGAAAGCTGTAGCCTGATCGCAGAGGGGCTCGCCGTTGCCTTGCAGCTCTTTGACGACTTTAAGAAGATGAGAGAACAGAT aggtcagacccacaaggtgtgtgtgttgttgtgcaaCTCTCCTCCGTACCTGCTCCCTGCTGTGGAGAGCGTCAGCTACACCGGCTGCACGGCCGACAACCTGGTCAAAATCATCCGAGAC AGAGGAATTCACTTTTCTGTGGTGGCTCCACGGAAGCTGCCCGCCCTGAGGGCTTTGTATGAGCGGGCGTCTTCTGTTGGGGGTGCCGTTGAATCCCACCCAGACTACAGCCAAGACCCTTTCCACATGGTCCTGGTCAGAGGCATCTCGCTCCCTG TTTCCTCAGGTGGGGGCCCCGGACCCATAAAACCTGTTGTGCCTCCGCAGCCTCTTCCctcacagccccccccacccatcaacGCAGCTCACCCTTATCAG AATGCCCCCCCCATGACTGCTGCTCAGGTGGCTGCACAGATGGCTGTGGAGGCAGCCACCATCCAGAAGAGCCGCT tcccAGGAATGGTCGGTCAGGGCCCGCAGTTCCCCAGCCAGTCGGCCATCCCGTCGCCCCCGGTCAAGATCAACATTTCAACAGTCACCACAGGAAACCAGCAAATCATGCCGCAGCCTCAAATCCCCCCCAGTCAGCAGCAGCCGGTTCCCCCCCAAGCTCAGCCGGTACCCAGtcagcagccgccgccgccgccgccgccgcctccgcaGCAGCCCGTTCCCACTCAACCCGCCGTTCCCCCTGCACAGCCCAACATG CCCGGCGTTCCTGGACCTCAAGGACAGCCTCAAGTGGCCAACAAGATCGTGGCCTGGACCGGCGTCCTGGAGTGGCAGGAG AAGCCTAAAGCCTCCTCCATGGATTCCAACACCAAACTGACGCGCTCTCTGCCGTGTCAGGTGCACGTGAACCAGGGGGAGAACCT GAACACGGACCAGTGGCCGCAGAAGCTCATCATGCAGCTGATTCCACAGCAGCTTCTG ACCACTTTAGGTCACTTGTTCAGGAACTCTCGAATGGTTCAGTTCCTCTTCACCAACAAAGACATGGAGTCGCTCAAAGGCCTCTACCGCATCATGACCAACGGTTTC GCCGGCTGCGTGCACTTCTCCCACACGACGTCGCCCTGCGAGGTGCgagtgctgatgctgctctaCTCCTCCAAAAAGAAGATATTCATGGGCCTCATCCCCAACGATCAGAGCGGCTTTGTCAACGGCATCCGGCaggtcatcaccaaccacaagcaggtccagcagcacaGAGTGGCGGCG CAGTTGGGGGCTGCGGGGGCTCCCATGCAGCCGGGTCAGGTGGCGCCCAACCAGAACTTCCTGAACAGACCCCCCGGTCCCATTCCCGTGTCCCACGGCAACGTCCAGCAGCAG CCTGTGGTGGTGGGCATGCCCCCCGTTAGTCAGGTCTctctgatggaggagcagcagaggcagagcagcatg ATGTCCATGAGAGCAGCCGTGCCGAcaaaccaacagcagcaggctggcgCCCCCCCCAATCAGGTGGCACAGAGTGGACAAGCGCCACCTCAGGGGTCCATCCTCCGCCTCTCCAACCCGGGGGCCAACCCGCAGCTGCgcagcctcctcctcagccagcagcagccg cagggcggcgtggccCACATGCAGGGCATGATGCCCCACCAGGGCTTGGGCCAGCAGATGGTCCACCCGACGCCAGGAGTCGGCGCTCAGATGCAGGGCCAGTGGAGGCAGCCTTTGGGAG GTCAGATCCTGATGTCGGGTCAGCGAGGCGCCGTGCCGCAGAGCGGGATGCCCCAGGTCTCCAGCGTCATGGAGGACGAAATCCTCATGGACCTCATCTGA
- the med25 gene encoding mediator of RNA polymerase II transcription subunit 25 isoform X3, which translates to MVAASALMEASNKPGNNQVADVVFVIEGTANLGPYFESLRKNYILPAIEYFNGGPPAETDFGGDYGGTQYGLVVFNTVDCAPESYVQCHAPTSSAFEFVSWIDSIQFMGGGAESCSLIAEGLAVALQLFDDFKKMREQIGQTHKVCVLLCNSPPYLLPAVESVSYTGCTADNLVKIIRDRGIHFSVVAPRKLPALRALYERASSVGGAVESHPDYSQDPFHMVLVRGISLPVSSGGGPGPIKPVVPPQPLPSQPPPPINAAHPYQNAPPMTAAQVAAQMAVEAATIQKSRFPGMVGQGPQFPSQSAIPSPPVKINISTVTTGNQQIMPQPQIPPSQQQPVPPQAQPVPSQQPPPPPPPPPQQPVPTQPAVPPAQPNMPGVPGPQGQPQVANKIVAWTGVLEWQEKPKASSMDSNTKLTRSLPCQVHVNQGENLNTDQWPQKLIMQLIPQQLLTTLGHLFRNSRMVQFLFTNKDMESLKGLYRIMTNGFAGCVHFSHTTSPCEVRVLMLLYSSKKKIFMGLIPNDQSGFVNGIRQVITNHKQVQQHRVAAQQLGAAGAPMQPGQVAPNQNFLNRPPGPIPVSHGNVQQQPVVVGMPPVSQVSLMEEQQRQSSMMSMRAAVPTNQQQQAGAPPNQVAQSGQAPPQGSILRLSNPGANPQLRSLLLSQQQPGGVAHMQGMMPHQGLGQQMVHPTPGVGAQMQGQWRQPLGGQILMSGQRGAVPQSGMPQVSSVMEDEILMDLI; encoded by the exons ATGGTGGCGGCCTCAGCACTCATGGAAGCATCCAACAAGCCTGGAAACAACCAGGTGGCCGATGTGGTGTTTGTCATCGAAGGCACCGCCAATCTTGGACCCTACTTTGAATCTCTGAGGAAAAATTACATCCTTCCTGCTATTGA ATATTTCAACGGAGGTCctccagcagaaactgatttTGGTGGAGAT TACGGAGGGACGCAGTATGGTCTGGTGGTCTTCAACACGGTGGACTGTGCTCCCGAGTCGTACGTCCAGTGCCACGCTCCAACCAGCTCAGCCTTTGAGTTTGTCTCCTGGATCGACAGCATCCA GTTCATGGGAGGTGGCGCAGAAAGCTGTAGCCTGATCGCAGAGGGGCTCGCCGTTGCCTTGCAGCTCTTTGACGACTTTAAGAAGATGAGAGAACAGAT aggtcagacccacaaggtgtgtgtgttgttgtgcaaCTCTCCTCCGTACCTGCTCCCTGCTGTGGAGAGCGTCAGCTACACCGGCTGCACGGCCGACAACCTGGTCAAAATCATCCGAGAC AGAGGAATTCACTTTTCTGTGGTGGCTCCACGGAAGCTGCCCGCCCTGAGGGCTTTGTATGAGCGGGCGTCTTCTGTTGGGGGTGCCGTTGAATCCCACCCAGACTACAGCCAAGACCCTTTCCACATGGTCCTGGTCAGAGGCATCTCGCTCCCTG TTTCCTCAGGTGGGGGCCCCGGACCCATAAAACCTGTTGTGCCTCCGCAGCCTCTTCCctcacagccccccccacccatcaacGCAGCTCACCCTTATCAG AATGCCCCCCCCATGACTGCTGCTCAGGTGGCTGCACAGATGGCTGTGGAGGCAGCCACCATCCAGAAGAGCCGCT tcccAGGAATGGTCGGTCAGGGCCCGCAGTTCCCCAGCCAGTCGGCCATCCCGTCGCCCCCGGTCAAGATCAACATTTCAACAGTCACCACAGGAAACCAGCAAATCATGCCGCAGCCTCAAATCCCCCCCAGTCAGCAGCAGCCGGTTCCCCCCCAAGCTCAGCCGGTACCCAGtcagcagccgccgccgccgccgccgccgcctccgcaGCAGCCCGTTCCCACTCAACCCGCCGTTCCCCCTGCACAGCCCAACATG CCCGGCGTTCCTGGACCTCAAGGACAGCCTCAAGTGGCCAACAAGATCGTGGCCTGGACCGGCGTCCTGGAGTGGCAGGAG AAGCCTAAAGCCTCCTCCATGGATTCCAACACCAAACTGACGCGCTCTCTGCCGTGTCAGGTGCACGTGAACCAGGGGGAGAACCT GAACACGGACCAGTGGCCGCAGAAGCTCATCATGCAGCTGATTCCACAGCAGCTTCTG ACCACTTTAGGTCACTTGTTCAGGAACTCTCGAATGGTTCAGTTCCTCTTCACCAACAAAGACATGGAGTCGCTCAAAGGCCTCTACCGCATCATGACCAACGGTTTC GCCGGCTGCGTGCACTTCTCCCACACGACGTCGCCCTGCGAGGTGCgagtgctgatgctgctctaCTCCTCCAAAAAGAAGATATTCATGGGCCTCATCCCCAACGATCAGAGCGGCTTTGTCAACGGCATCCGGCaggtcatcaccaaccacaagcaggtccagcagcacaGAGTGGCGGCG CAGCAGTTGGGGGCTGCGGGGGCTCCCATGCAGCCGGGTCAGGTGGCGCCCAACCAGAACTTCCTGAACAGACCCCCCGGTCCCATTCCCGTGTCCCACGGCAACGTCCAGCAGCAG CCTGTGGTGGTGGGCATGCCCCCCGTTAGTCAGGTCTctctgatggaggagcagcagaggcagagcagcatg ATGTCCATGAGAGCAGCCGTGCCGAcaaaccaacagcagcaggctggcgCCCCCCCCAATCAGGTGGCACAGAGTGGACAAGCGCCACCTCAGGGGTCCATCCTCCGCCTCTCCAACCCGGGGGCCAACCCGCAGCTGCgcagcctcctcctcagccagcagcagccg ggcggcgtggccCACATGCAGGGCATGATGCCCCACCAGGGCTTGGGCCAGCAGATGGTCCACCCGACGCCAGGAGTCGGCGCTCAGATGCAGGGCCAGTGGAGGCAGCCTTTGGGAG GTCAGATCCTGATGTCGGGTCAGCGAGGCGCCGTGCCGCAGAGCGGGATGCCCCAGGTCTCCAGCGTCATGGAGGACGAAATCCTCATGGACCTCATCTGA
- the med25 gene encoding mediator of RNA polymerase II transcription subunit 25 isoform X4: MVAASALMEASNKPGNNQVADVVFVIEGTANLGPYFESLRKNYILPAIEYFNGGPPAETDFGGDYGGTQYGLVVFNTVDCAPESYVQCHAPTSSAFEFVSWIDSIQFMGGGAESCSLIAEGLAVALQLFDDFKKMREQIGQTHKVCVLLCNSPPYLLPAVESVSYTGCTADNLVKIIRDRGIHFSVVAPRKLPALRALYERASSVGGAVESHPDYSQDPFHMVLVRGISLPVSSGGGPGPIKPVVPPQPLPSQPPPPINAAHPYQNAPPMTAAQVAAQMAVEAATIQKSRFPGMVGQGPQFPSQSAIPSPPVKINISTVTTGNQQIMPQPQIPPSQQQPVPPQAQPVPSQQPPPPPPPPPQQPVPTQPAVPPAQPNMPGVPGPQGQPQVANKIVAWTGVLEWQEKPKASSMDSNTKLTRSLPCQVHVNQGENLNTDQWPQKLIMQLIPQQLLTTLGHLFRNSRMVQFLFTNKDMESLKGLYRIMTNGFAGCVHFSHTTSPCEVRVLMLLYSSKKKIFMGLIPNDQSGFVNGIRQVITNHKQVQQHRVAAQQLGAAGAPMQPGQVAPNQNFLNRPPGPIPVSHGNVQQQMSMRAAVPTNQQQQAGAPPNQVAQSGQAPPQGSILRLSNPGANPQLRSLLLSQQQPQGGVAHMQGMMPHQGLGQQMVHPTPGVGAQMQGQWRQPLGGQILMSGQRGAVPQSGMPQVSSVMEDEILMDLI, encoded by the exons ATGGTGGCGGCCTCAGCACTCATGGAAGCATCCAACAAGCCTGGAAACAACCAGGTGGCCGATGTGGTGTTTGTCATCGAAGGCACCGCCAATCTTGGACCCTACTTTGAATCTCTGAGGAAAAATTACATCCTTCCTGCTATTGA ATATTTCAACGGAGGTCctccagcagaaactgatttTGGTGGAGAT TACGGAGGGACGCAGTATGGTCTGGTGGTCTTCAACACGGTGGACTGTGCTCCCGAGTCGTACGTCCAGTGCCACGCTCCAACCAGCTCAGCCTTTGAGTTTGTCTCCTGGATCGACAGCATCCA GTTCATGGGAGGTGGCGCAGAAAGCTGTAGCCTGATCGCAGAGGGGCTCGCCGTTGCCTTGCAGCTCTTTGACGACTTTAAGAAGATGAGAGAACAGAT aggtcagacccacaaggtgtgtgtgttgttgtgcaaCTCTCCTCCGTACCTGCTCCCTGCTGTGGAGAGCGTCAGCTACACCGGCTGCACGGCCGACAACCTGGTCAAAATCATCCGAGAC AGAGGAATTCACTTTTCTGTGGTGGCTCCACGGAAGCTGCCCGCCCTGAGGGCTTTGTATGAGCGGGCGTCTTCTGTTGGGGGTGCCGTTGAATCCCACCCAGACTACAGCCAAGACCCTTTCCACATGGTCCTGGTCAGAGGCATCTCGCTCCCTG TTTCCTCAGGTGGGGGCCCCGGACCCATAAAACCTGTTGTGCCTCCGCAGCCTCTTCCctcacagccccccccacccatcaacGCAGCTCACCCTTATCAG AATGCCCCCCCCATGACTGCTGCTCAGGTGGCTGCACAGATGGCTGTGGAGGCAGCCACCATCCAGAAGAGCCGCT tcccAGGAATGGTCGGTCAGGGCCCGCAGTTCCCCAGCCAGTCGGCCATCCCGTCGCCCCCGGTCAAGATCAACATTTCAACAGTCACCACAGGAAACCAGCAAATCATGCCGCAGCCTCAAATCCCCCCCAGTCAGCAGCAGCCGGTTCCCCCCCAAGCTCAGCCGGTACCCAGtcagcagccgccgccgccgccgccgccgcctccgcaGCAGCCCGTTCCCACTCAACCCGCCGTTCCCCCTGCACAGCCCAACATG CCCGGCGTTCCTGGACCTCAAGGACAGCCTCAAGTGGCCAACAAGATCGTGGCCTGGACCGGCGTCCTGGAGTGGCAGGAG AAGCCTAAAGCCTCCTCCATGGATTCCAACACCAAACTGACGCGCTCTCTGCCGTGTCAGGTGCACGTGAACCAGGGGGAGAACCT GAACACGGACCAGTGGCCGCAGAAGCTCATCATGCAGCTGATTCCACAGCAGCTTCTG ACCACTTTAGGTCACTTGTTCAGGAACTCTCGAATGGTTCAGTTCCTCTTCACCAACAAAGACATGGAGTCGCTCAAAGGCCTCTACCGCATCATGACCAACGGTTTC GCCGGCTGCGTGCACTTCTCCCACACGACGTCGCCCTGCGAGGTGCgagtgctgatgctgctctaCTCCTCCAAAAAGAAGATATTCATGGGCCTCATCCCCAACGATCAGAGCGGCTTTGTCAACGGCATCCGGCaggtcatcaccaaccacaagcaggtccagcagcacaGAGTGGCGGCG CAGCAGTTGGGGGCTGCGGGGGCTCCCATGCAGCCGGGTCAGGTGGCGCCCAACCAGAACTTCCTGAACAGACCCCCCGGTCCCATTCCCGTGTCCCACGGCAACGTCCAGCAGCAG ATGTCCATGAGAGCAGCCGTGCCGAcaaaccaacagcagcaggctggcgCCCCCCCCAATCAGGTGGCACAGAGTGGACAAGCGCCACCTCAGGGGTCCATCCTCCGCCTCTCCAACCCGGGGGCCAACCCGCAGCTGCgcagcctcctcctcagccagcagcagccg cagggcggcgtggccCACATGCAGGGCATGATGCCCCACCAGGGCTTGGGCCAGCAGATGGTCCACCCGACGCCAGGAGTCGGCGCTCAGATGCAGGGCCAGTGGAGGCAGCCTTTGGGAG GTCAGATCCTGATGTCGGGTCAGCGAGGCGCCGTGCCGCAGAGCGGGATGCCCCAGGTCTCCAGCGTCATGGAGGACGAAATCCTCATGGACCTCATCTGA